The window CGGCGCGTGGGGCAGAGACACGGCGAGCAGGGCGTTGGGCCGCACCGATGCGTCGTCTCCCTCCGCGCCGTCGACCACGTCGAACAGGAGACCACCTGTCAGAAATCGTCGCCGGAAGGAGCCGGTGGCCCGTCGGCGGGATCCACGGCGATGCCGTACCGGGTGCCCGCCACGTGCTGTCGATGATCCCGGTGAGCGCACCGAGCAGGTCGGCGCCGAGGTCGTCGTCGCCGGTGACGTCGATGTGCCGTCCGAGCGCGTGCACGAACCACAGCGTGGCGTCGACGGTGTTGTGTGGCCGCCGGTGGCGGCCGGTCGTCGAGGTCGCCCGTCCAGGCAGCGACGTCGGCGTGGTCACCGGGGTGAAGGTCCGCGGTGAACCGGCCGGCGCAGAACAGGTCTTCCATGGCGGGCAGTCCGCGTTCGAGCTCCTCGTCGTGGCGCACCCCGCGGTACCAGTCACCGCCCGCCACGAACCCGGGGCCGTGGACCCGGTAGTGGCGCTCGAACACGAACCCGCCCGCTACCGGTTCGACGTCCGGGGCGCCGGTGCCGAACCGTTCCCCGTGAGCGCTGCGCCAGGTGCACAGCGCCTCGAGCTCCAGGCGCACCGGGTGCGAACCCGCAACGAGGCGGTGGTGGACGGCGACGGCGGGCCGACCACGGACCATGGCGGCCTCACGGTCGATGACGATGTCCCCGACCTGCCAGCGCCAGCGGGGCACGCCGTCGTCGAGGGTGAACGTCGCGAGGAGGGTGAACCCGTCGGGCGCCAGCGTGCCGTCGGACCACCGGTGGGTGCCCAGCCCCACGCGGGTGTCGCCGATGACCAGGACCGGGTCGAGCGCGACCAGGGCGAGGTGCCGGCCGGCTGGCGGAGCCGTCGCGACGACGAGCAGCCCGTGGTACCGGCGCGTCCGCAGCCCCGCGACTGTGCCCATCGCGTAGCCGCCGAGCCCGTCGGCGACGAGCCACTCGCGCCGGCTCCCCTGCGCCAGGCTTGTGCAGGTCTGGGGGCCGAGAGCGATGCTCGTCACGACGCGCCCGCCTCGTTGTCATCTGTCGCCGCGTACCGCTGGACGATCAGGTCGGCGACGAGCCCTGTCCAGCCGGTCTGCCCGCGTCGTAATCGCTGCTGCCCGAGATGGCCCGCTCGAAGATGGTCGGGTTCGACGTCACCCCCGTGACCGCGTAGTCCCGGACATACTCGCCCAAGCGACCGCTGTCGAGCAGCGCGCGTCGGATGTTGTCATACCAGATGCTCTGGCCGAGGTCGTGCAGCTGCTGCAACGGTGCGTCCATGTACGGTCCCACCTTCTGTGACATCACGTCATCGGGACAACCCGCACCATGGTGTGTGCCTTCCATCCGCGTGCGGCCGCAATGCCGGCCTCCGCGAGGCTATCCCAGTCGCGGGCTATCCCAGGTCGCGGACTGGCGCACGCGCCCGACGCTGCGCGGGCGGCGGATGCCGGCTTGTCGTGACCGCCGCTGAGCGTCACCCGGTGAGCGTCAGGCGTGGTCACCGGCGTCGGCGATCCGTACAAGGGGGGTTCACACCGAACGGGTCGGGGCCGGGCGCACCCGCGGCTTCCAGGATGTGGCCGGGGACACGATGTCTCCCAGGTACAGGGTGCCCACCGCCTCGGAGTGGGCCCGCAGCGCGTGCTTGCCCGCGGCCAGCGTGACCGTCGCGGTGCCCGGCAGCGCGTCCACCACGAGACGGCATGCGCGTCGGGCCTCGGCGGGACCGTGGTGACCGGCGTTGTCCATCGTCGGTACCACCGAACCCCCGGGCTGTCGACCATGAGCCGGTCGACCATACGCATCTGCTCCACGGTCATCCGCGCCACGGCTTCCGGGGGACGTACCGGCACCGACAGGGCGTTCACGGTGCGTCGAGCGACCCACGAAAGACGGTGGCCCGCAAGCCTGCCGCCAGCGTGTCGTCCCGACCGAGAATCGGTCCGCGAGACGAGGATTGCTCTGCACCCGCTGTCCTGCCGTTGTCGACCGGCTCCGGATCGCCGGTTTGGTCGCCGACAGAAGCCGCTGCCCTGGCTCGGCTCAGTCGCTTGCTGGGCGGTGGACGCCGCCGGCGGCGGCGTTGACGCCTTCGGCGAGGGTGGGGTGGATGTGGATGGCGTTGCGGATGTCGGTGTAGGTGGCGCCGGTGGCCATGGCGATGACGGCCTCGTGGACGAGGTTGCCGGCGTCGGGCCCGGCGATGTGGCAGCCCAGGATGCGGTCGGTGGCGGCGTCGGCGACGAACTTGATCAGCCCGGTGGTCTCGCCGATGGCGCGGGCCTTGGCCACCCCGGCGAAGGGCTGGCTGCCCACGGCGACGTCGTGGCCGGCGGCGCGGGCCTTGGCTTCGGTCAGCCCGACCGCGGCGACCTCGGGATCACAGAACACCGCATGGGGCACGATCCGCCCGCCGATCGAGCGGTCCTGGTCGCGGAAGACGCTGCGGTAGGCGACGTCGGCGTCGTCGCGGGCGGTGTGGGTGAACATGTCTTGGCCGCGCAGGTCCCCCAGCGCCCAGACGTCCTCGAGCGGGGTGTGCAGCCGGTCGTCGACCGGCAGGTAGCCGCCCTCGTCGGGGTCGAGGCCGAGGTGGTCGAGGCCGAGGTGGTCGAGGCCGAGCCGGTCGGTGTTGGGCGCGCGCCCGGCGGCGATGAGCAGGTGGCTGCCGGTCACCTCGGCGGGCTCGCCGCCCTCACAGGACACCCGGACGCCACCGTCGTCGGTGGGCTCGACAGCCACGCAGGCCGTGGCGAGCAGGACATCGATGCCGTCGGCGCGGAAGCCGTCGAGCACGGCGGCGGACAGGTCGGGTCCCTCGGCGGGCAGCAGCCGTTCGGCGCGCTGCACGATCGTGACGCGGGCGCCGAAGCGGGCGAACATC of the Egibacteraceae bacterium genome contains:
- a CDS encoding transaldolase family protein is translated as MDAPLQQLHDLGQSIWYDNIRRALLDSGRLGEYVRDYAVTGVTSNPTIFERAISGSSDYDAGRPAGQGSSPT
- a CDS encoding mercuric reductase, which gives rise to MTRRYDTLVVGGGMAGLPMALRAARHGTTAFVERELLGGTCLNRGCIPTKAMIASAKVAAQVRRARDFGVETSVPRVHLGEVVDRKDALVDDIRSGSYRAVGKAGTLDFFEGEGRFVAGRRFAVDGETIEADRIFLNTGTRDARPPIDGLDAVSYLTSRSMLDLRALPAHLVVVGGGFIGCEFAQMFARFGARVTIVQRAERLLPAEGPDLSAAVLDGFRADGIDVLLATACVAVEPTDDGGVRVSCEGGEPAEVTGSHLLIAAGRAPNTDRLGLDHLGLDHLGLDPDEGGYLPVDDRLHTPLEDVWALGDLRGQDMFTHTARDDADVAYRSVFRDQDRSIGGRIVPHAVFCDPEVAAVGLTEAKARAAGHDVAVGSQPFAGVAKARAIGETTGLIKFVADAATDRILGCHIAGPDAGNLVHEAVIAMATGATYTDIRNAIHIHPTLAEGVNAAAGGVHRPASD
- a CDS encoding glycogen debranching enzyme N-terminal domain-containing protein, with the protein product MTSIALGPQTCTSLAQGSRREWLVADGLGGYAMGTVAGLRTRRYHGLLVVATAPPAGRHLALVALDPVLVIGDTRVGLGTHRWSDGTLAPDGFTLLATFTLDDGVPRWRWQVGDIVIDREAAMVRGRPAVAVHHRLVAGSHPVRLELEALCTWRSAHGERFGTGAPDVEPVAGGFVFERHYRVHGPGFVAGGDWYRGVRHDEELERGLPAMEDLFCAGRFTADLHPGDHADVAAWTGDLDDRPPPAATQHRRRHAVVRARARTAHRRHRRRRPRRRPARCAHRDHRQHVAGTRYGIAVDPADGPPAPSGDDF